One part of the Luteibacter yeojuensis genome encodes these proteins:
- a CDS encoding ATP-binding protein, translated as MAARAGWRGLAAALLLACLMAWQVPAHASSVQLPLTVYAQDSGLTSLSVVRMLVDRDGFLWVGTEKGLYRFDGLGFNAVGKDRGFQTSEVIGLGEDAEGHLWVASRAGLQRRGDDGNFAWVKPGGSTMFADRGQTVAADDHGGMLVVSGHRLLHLSVDAAGAWSSSPLMANAAGQVDVSAVLHRSGTTWFGCGSEVCRLRNGVLTRFGTAQGVPADKWLGILAAQDGSLWVRGIRHVVRLPAGGLSFEEHGIPGGHTEVAASSIDIVEDRAGRILTRTDVGVARWDGARWELFDTGNGVPDVGISSMVADREGMIWMGTYGRGVFYWSNADAVENWTAAQGLSGSLVWSIARGDAHTIWVAGESGGEAIETDKGRAHRAPLDIPPPNQAHAVIADGKGAIWYFLFDGRVVRYDPATKQGTDIATLPYLVRGAYLDSAGHFWAYTLGGLYEVDPVAKKAAPAAPALIPSTMCSDVAEDGQGRLWVACSSGLYRHNAGGWSRVHVLPEESPGGYENVAVTPDGRLWLSSLQPGLLTGQVGDAADVRMTPVADPLLADTRFYFLRADRSGRLWAGGGNGVDVLDPSGWVRLSMRDGLLWDETNHGAFFADTDGTVWIGAPIGLTHVLDPGQLLAPREIHPLLLATRYGKRDVAAGATLPFRDAAALVLRFGVSGNSAGHPVRFRYRLSGVDDGWVDTAQREVRYASLPPGRYRFEVKAVDVNRRSESDPTVLELTVSPPWWLTPWAFVGAAILVILLVALAWRWRIRLLVAHAQRLEGLVQKRTAELRQSLQSRRMLLAHVGHDLRAPLGAIMSAVRQWRVGSTRRDYPQIIERHVRQQMELIDDLLEFSRGELTELQLEPVPGYLHGFLHEVGEQAVLLVERHGNRFECRFDDRLPAVVVADFRRLRQVLLNLLGNAAKFTHDGLVVFRADAVPDRAGHIRLVFSVEDTGIGIDAGALESLQQPFARGDNATQHEGNGLGLAIVMQLLQHMGTRLDVESEPSHGSRFTFALDLDVANEDELEAELEAGGDIGDLDGEGRLVLVVEPHATRRAMLCDLLDGYGFQSIAVADAAPALEAIRREIPALVITEHRLPGGDGWRLLHAARLIDPSLPVLLYAAMSPRRPLDDTLRFDGVLLKPATAAELMAYVTRLTTTVVDKTL; from the coding sequence GTGGCTGCAAGGGCCGGTTGGCGAGGGCTCGCGGCCGCGCTGCTGCTGGCATGCCTCATGGCGTGGCAGGTTCCCGCACATGCCTCTTCGGTGCAGCTTCCGCTGACGGTCTATGCGCAGGACAGCGGCCTCACCAGTCTTTCCGTCGTGCGGATGCTCGTGGATCGCGACGGTTTCCTCTGGGTCGGTACCGAGAAGGGCCTGTACCGCTTCGACGGCCTCGGATTCAACGCGGTCGGCAAGGATCGCGGATTCCAGACCTCGGAAGTGATCGGCCTCGGCGAGGATGCGGAGGGCCATCTGTGGGTGGCCTCGCGCGCCGGCCTGCAACGGCGCGGCGACGACGGCAACTTCGCCTGGGTGAAGCCCGGCGGCAGCACGATGTTCGCGGATCGCGGACAGACCGTGGCCGCCGACGACCATGGCGGCATGCTGGTCGTGAGCGGCCACCGGCTGCTGCACCTGAGCGTGGACGCCGCGGGTGCCTGGTCCTCGTCGCCCCTGATGGCGAACGCGGCGGGGCAGGTGGACGTGAGCGCGGTGCTGCACCGTAGCGGTACCACCTGGTTCGGCTGCGGCAGTGAAGTGTGCCGGTTGCGCAATGGCGTCCTGACCCGTTTCGGCACGGCCCAAGGCGTACCCGCGGACAAGTGGCTGGGCATACTCGCCGCGCAGGACGGCAGTCTCTGGGTGCGTGGCATACGCCACGTCGTCCGCTTGCCGGCCGGCGGCCTGTCGTTCGAAGAACACGGGATTCCTGGCGGCCATACCGAAGTGGCGGCCTCCAGCATCGACATCGTCGAGGATCGGGCCGGGCGCATCCTTACCCGCACCGACGTGGGTGTCGCGCGCTGGGATGGCGCGCGCTGGGAGCTGTTCGATACGGGCAATGGCGTGCCCGACGTCGGCATCTCGTCCATGGTGGCCGACCGGGAAGGCATGATCTGGATGGGTACGTACGGTCGCGGCGTCTTTTATTGGAGCAATGCCGATGCCGTCGAGAACTGGACGGCCGCGCAGGGCCTGAGCGGCAGCCTGGTGTGGTCGATCGCCCGCGGCGATGCGCATACGATCTGGGTAGCCGGCGAGTCCGGTGGCGAAGCCATCGAAACGGACAAAGGCCGCGCGCACCGCGCGCCTCTGGACATTCCGCCACCCAACCAGGCGCACGCGGTGATCGCCGACGGGAAGGGGGCGATCTGGTACTTCCTCTTCGACGGCCGCGTCGTACGCTACGACCCGGCGACGAAGCAGGGCACCGATATCGCCACGCTGCCTTATCTGGTGCGCGGCGCCTATCTCGACAGCGCGGGGCACTTCTGGGCCTATACGCTCGGCGGCCTCTACGAGGTCGACCCCGTCGCGAAAAAAGCCGCGCCTGCCGCGCCCGCGCTGATCCCCTCCACCATGTGCTCGGACGTCGCCGAGGACGGCCAGGGGCGTCTCTGGGTCGCCTGCAGTTCCGGTCTCTACCGGCACAACGCTGGCGGCTGGTCGCGCGTGCACGTGCTGCCGGAGGAATCGCCGGGCGGCTACGAGAACGTGGCGGTCACGCCCGATGGCCGCCTCTGGCTCAGTTCCCTGCAACCGGGACTGCTGACCGGGCAGGTCGGCGACGCCGCCGACGTGAGGATGACCCCGGTGGCCGATCCGTTGCTGGCCGACACGCGCTTCTATTTCCTGCGCGCCGACCGTAGCGGCCGGTTGTGGGCTGGCGGCGGCAATGGCGTGGACGTGCTCGACCCCAGCGGCTGGGTCCGTCTGTCCATGCGCGACGGTCTGCTCTGGGACGAGACCAATCACGGCGCGTTCTTCGCGGATACCGATGGCACCGTGTGGATCGGTGCGCCGATCGGCCTCACGCACGTGCTCGATCCGGGGCAATTGCTCGCGCCACGGGAAATCCATCCGCTGCTGCTCGCGACGCGTTACGGGAAACGCGACGTCGCGGCCGGCGCCACGCTGCCGTTCCGCGACGCGGCAGCGCTGGTATTGCGTTTTGGGGTATCGGGCAACAGCGCGGGCCACCCGGTGCGTTTCCGCTATCGTCTCTCCGGCGTCGACGACGGCTGGGTCGATACCGCGCAACGCGAAGTCCGTTATGCGTCGCTCCCTCCCGGGCGTTACCGCTTCGAGGTGAAAGCGGTGGACGTGAACCGGCGCTCCGAGTCGGATCCCACTGTTCTCGAGCTGACGGTGTCGCCGCCATGGTGGCTCACGCCCTGGGCTTTCGTGGGAGCCGCGATCCTCGTCATCCTCCTTGTCGCGCTCGCGTGGCGCTGGCGGATTCGCCTGCTCGTCGCCCATGCGCAACGGCTGGAAGGACTCGTGCAGAAACGCACGGCGGAACTGCGCCAGTCGTTGCAGTCCCGCCGCATGCTGCTGGCGCATGTCGGCCACGACCTGCGGGCTCCGCTGGGTGCGATCATGAGCGCGGTCCGGCAGTGGCGCGTTGGCAGCACGCGACGCGACTACCCGCAGATCATCGAGCGACACGTACGCCAGCAGATGGAACTGATCGACGACCTGCTGGAATTCTCGCGCGGTGAACTCACCGAGCTGCAGCTCGAACCGGTACCGGGCTACCTGCACGGTTTCCTGCACGAGGTGGGAGAGCAGGCCGTCCTGCTGGTGGAACGGCACGGCAACCGTTTCGAATGCCGCTTCGACGACCGGCTCCCCGCCGTAGTGGTCGCGGACTTCCGGCGCCTGCGCCAGGTATTGCTCAACCTGCTCGGCAACGCGGCCAAGTTCACCCACGATGGCCTGGTGGTTTTCCGCGCGGACGCGGTGCCGGATCGCGCCGGCCATATCAGGCTGGTCTTCTCGGTGGAGGATACCGGCATCGGTATCGATGCCGGGGCGCTGGAATCGTTGCAACAACCCTTCGCGCGTGGCGACAACGCCACGCAGCACGAGGGCAACGGCCTGGGCCTCGCCATTGTCATGCAGCTCCTCCAGCACATGGGTACCCGCCTCGACGTGGAATCGGAACCCTCGCACGGCAGCCGCTTCACCTTCGCGCTGGACCTCGACGTGGCCAACGAGGACGAGCTGGAGGCCGAGCTGGAAGCGGGCGGCGACATCGGCGACCTGGATGGCGAGGGCAGGCTGGTCCTCGTCGTCGAGCCGCACGCCACGCGGCGCGCGATGTTGTGCGACCTGCTTGACGGCTATGGCTTCCAGAGCATCGCCGTTGCCGACGCCGCCCCGGCCCTGGAGGCGATACGCCGGGAGATCCCGGCTCTCGTCATTACCGAACACCGCCTGCCCGGCGGCGACGGCTGGCGCCTGTTGCACGCCGCGCGCCTGATCGATCCGTCGTTGCCGGTGCTTCTGTATGCCGCGATGTCGCCGCGACGCCCGCTGGACGATACCCTGCGCTTCGACGGCGTGCTGCTGAAGCCCGCGACGGCCGCCGAGCTGATGGCGTATGTGACTCGCCTCACCACGACCGTGGTCGACAAGACACTGTAG
- a CDS encoding glutathione S-transferase family protein: MTITITAFERSPDGGKGLARDTRVRWALEETGRPYDVRFVSFKAMKEPAHLCVHPFGQIPTYEEGGLCLFETGAIVFHLAENHAGLLPREGDARARAITWMFAALSTIEPPILELQTAMFGEGDKPWTKERLPLVRDRIRQRLGQLSDRLGDSEWLDGAFSAGDLLMVSVLLRTRPSGILDEFPNLAAYVARGEARPAYQRAFAAQLAVNAA; this comes from the coding sequence ATGACCATCACCATTACCGCATTTGAACGTTCGCCCGATGGCGGCAAGGGCCTGGCGCGCGATACCCGCGTTCGCTGGGCGCTGGAGGAAACCGGTCGGCCTTACGACGTCCGTTTCGTATCGTTCAAGGCGATGAAGGAGCCGGCGCACCTCTGCGTCCATCCCTTCGGTCAGATTCCCACCTATGAGGAAGGCGGCCTTTGCCTGTTCGAGACGGGTGCCATTGTCTTTCATCTCGCCGAAAACCATGCCGGTCTGCTGCCGCGCGAAGGCGATGCCCGTGCACGGGCAATCACCTGGATGTTCGCCGCGTTGAGCACGATCGAGCCACCGATCCTGGAACTGCAGACCGCCATGTTCGGCGAGGGCGACAAGCCGTGGACGAAGGAGCGCCTGCCGCTGGTCCGTGACCGCATCCGCCAGCGGCTGGGTCAGCTCTCCGATCGGCTTGGCGATTCGGAGTGGCTCGACGGCGCATTCAGCGCGGGCGACCTGCTGATGGTGTCGGTGCTGCTCAGGACGCGGCCGTCGGGGATACTGGACGAGTTTCCGAACCTCGCCGCGTACGTTGCGCGAGGCGAAGCGAGGCCCGCCTACCAGCGTGCGTTCGCGGCGCAACTGGCCGTCAACGCGGCTTGA
- a CDS encoding ArsR/SmtB family transcription factor, which yields MVKYHSAPLDRTFAALADPTRRAILLRLESEPGVSVSELARPLSLKLPGIMKHLDVLADAGLITRTKAGRTVSVRLSVETMREAMEWLKRYERFWSASLDRLAAFVEKDQLP from the coding sequence ATGGTGAAGTATCATTCCGCGCCCCTCGACCGCACATTCGCCGCCCTGGCCGACCCCACCCGGCGGGCCATCCTGCTTCGGCTCGAATCGGAGCCCGGCGTGTCGGTGAGCGAACTTGCCCGGCCGCTGTCGCTGAAGCTGCCCGGCATCATGAAGCATCTGGATGTCCTGGCGGATGCCGGATTGATCACGCGCACCAAGGCGGGCCGCACCGTGTCGGTCCGTCTCTCCGTCGAGACGATGCGCGAGGCCATGGAATGGCTCAAACGCTACGAGCGCTTCTGGAGCGCCAGTCTCGATCGACTCGCCGCCTTCGTGGAAAAGGACCAACTGCCGTGA
- a CDS encoding YciI family protein has translation MRVMVFVKATEDSEKGFVPTPESRQMLEDMGRFNDELVKAGVMLAADGLRPSSAGKRVAFNGDKRTVSDGPFTEARELVAGYWLWEVKDMDEAVEWVKRCPNPQVGPSVIEIRPLYELEDLMADIGP, from the coding sequence ATGCGCGTCATGGTGTTCGTGAAAGCCACCGAAGATAGCGAGAAGGGCTTCGTCCCGACGCCGGAGAGCAGGCAGATGCTGGAAGACATGGGGCGGTTCAACGACGAGTTGGTGAAGGCGGGCGTCATGCTCGCAGCCGATGGTCTGAGGCCATCCTCGGCGGGCAAACGCGTGGCGTTCAACGGTGACAAGCGAACGGTCAGTGACGGTCCATTCACCGAGGCCCGCGAACTGGTCGCCGGCTATTGGCTCTGGGAAGTCAAGGACATGGACGAAGCGGTCGAGTGGGTGAAGCGTTGTCCCAATCCGCAGGTGGGCCCGAGCGTGATCGAGATCCGTCCGCTGTACGAACTGGAAGATCTGATGGCGGATATCGGGCCATGA
- a CDS encoding NmrA family NAD(P)-binding protein, translated as MFAITGITGKVGGAAARTLLATGHRVRAVARDPVRARVWAERGCGIAAADMCDAAALTAAFAGMEGVFILLPPVFDPTPGFSESGAVIDAVRTALLAARPEKVVCLSTVGAQARQQNLLTQLTRMEEALRSVPVPVTFLRPGWFMENAAWDVTSAREHGIVPSFLQPLDRAVPMVATADVGRVAAELLQQTWAGARVVELEGPVRVTPNDIAATFAHVMERPIRAEVVRRETWETLFRSQGMTHPEPRMRMLDGFNEGWIDFEGNPDSVVKGRIPLETVVRDLVRSMGQ; from the coding sequence ATGTTCGCCATCACCGGTATCACGGGAAAAGTAGGCGGCGCCGCAGCGCGCACGTTGTTGGCAACGGGGCACCGGGTCCGCGCCGTGGCGCGGGACCCGGTTCGGGCGCGCGTCTGGGCGGAACGCGGTTGCGGGATCGCCGCTGCCGACATGTGCGATGCCGCTGCCTTGACGGCGGCCTTCGCGGGAATGGAAGGCGTCTTTATCCTGCTGCCGCCCGTATTCGATCCGACGCCCGGCTTCTCCGAATCCGGCGCCGTTATCGATGCGGTACGCACGGCGTTGCTGGCGGCGCGCCCTGAGAAAGTGGTGTGCCTGTCGACCGTCGGGGCGCAGGCGAGGCAACAGAACCTCCTGACGCAGCTGACGCGGATGGAAGAGGCGCTGCGGAGCGTGCCTGTTCCGGTCACGTTCCTGCGTCCTGGCTGGTTCATGGAGAACGCGGCGTGGGATGTCACGTCCGCGCGCGAGCACGGCATCGTCCCGAGCTTCCTGCAACCGCTCGACCGGGCCGTGCCGATGGTCGCCACCGCGGATGTGGGTCGCGTGGCGGCCGAGCTGCTCCAGCAGACCTGGGCAGGCGCACGGGTTGTCGAGCTGGAGGGCCCGGTACGCGTTACGCCGAACGATATCGCGGCCACTTTCGCGCATGTCATGGAGCGGCCGATCCGGGCGGAGGTCGTGCGGCGCGAGACCTGGGAAACATTGTTCCGCTCGCAGGGAATGACACATCCGGAGCCGCGCATGCGGATGCTCGACGGCTTCAACGAGGGCTGGATCGACTTCGAGGGGAACCCGGACAGTGTCGTCAAAGGCCGGATTCCGCTGGAGACGGTCGTTCGTGACCTCGTGCGCAGCATGGGGCAGTGA
- a CDS encoding amidohydrolase family protein, with amino-acid sequence MVANATSPQAYTGPIIDTHAHVRYGENDALKPDQPSGPDPIKKFDDEAGVTRSALIVIAGAGDMAKTRAQNDAVIASARQSKGRFFPIASVHPADGQLALDELDRLAGLGVKIIKLHPNTQNFDVSDPAVATVVAHCGQKGLAVLFDSYKPTDPAELGKFLMLSLQHPKTKFILAHMGFTHFRETLAFTEVRKMGFGGNVYFDLSAIAVALHGSPDEAQLVWTIRQIGVDHFLFGSDWPVDTPLDAKRAVLAMGFTPAEQKLIFHDNAVGLIGGP; translated from the coding sequence ATGGTGGCGAATGCAACCTCGCCGCAGGCCTATACCGGGCCCATCATCGATACGCATGCCCATGTCCGCTACGGCGAAAACGATGCGCTGAAACCGGACCAACCCTCCGGCCCCGACCCCATCAAGAAATTCGATGACGAAGCCGGGGTGACGCGCAGCGCGCTCATCGTCATCGCCGGCGCCGGCGACATGGCGAAGACCCGCGCCCAGAACGATGCCGTGATCGCTTCGGCCAGGCAGAGCAAGGGGCGCTTCTTCCCCATCGCATCGGTACACCCCGCGGATGGGCAACTCGCACTCGACGAGCTGGATCGCCTGGCGGGGCTGGGGGTAAAAATCATCAAGCTCCATCCGAACACGCAGAACTTCGATGTTTCGGATCCGGCCGTCGCCACCGTCGTGGCGCATTGCGGGCAGAAGGGTCTTGCCGTTCTTTTCGATTCCTACAAGCCCACGGACCCCGCCGAACTGGGCAAATTCCTGATGCTGTCGCTGCAGCATCCGAAGACAAAGTTCATTCTGGCGCACATGGGCTTCACCCATTTCCGCGAAACGCTGGCCTTCACGGAAGTGCGCAAAATGGGCTTTGGCGGAAACGTGTACTTCGATCTTTCCGCCATCGCCGTGGCGCTGCACGGTTCGCCCGACGAAGCCCAACTCGTCTGGACCATTCGACAGATCGGCGTGGACCATTTCCTCTTCGGGTCCGATTGGCCGGTAGACACGCCGCTGGACGCCAAGCGCGCCGTGCTCGCCATGGGCTTCACCCCCGCCGAACAGAAGCTCATTTTTCACGACAACGCGGTGGGCCTGATAGGCGGCCCATAA
- a CDS encoding LysR family transcriptional regulator, with product MPPTRENLSSGISVFAAVVDAGSFTAAAEAIGISPPGVSRSIARLERRLNIRLFNRTTRSVSLTEEGRRFYDEVMPHVWGMEEAATAAAGGTAAVRGTLRINLDPVTSGFLLGAPLARFMDDHPDLSLAFIARDHLGDLVTEGFDMALRFGEPRSSSLVARKLLDTSVVTVAAPSYLARHGRPEDPRELGTGKHRCLEFRDPETGRPFAWEFHRKRRKLAVETHGKLTVNDPGALVHACVAGVGIAQMLSLAAAPLIRERRLVNLFPDWPDERFPLYAYLPTRQHMPAKSRAFLDFVVALSS from the coding sequence ATGCCTCCCACCCGCGAAAACCTTTCCAGCGGCATCAGCGTCTTCGCCGCCGTCGTCGACGCGGGAAGCTTCACTGCGGCGGCGGAGGCCATCGGCATCTCGCCGCCCGGGGTCAGCCGGTCGATCGCCCGCCTCGAACGGCGCTTGAACATCCGGCTGTTCAACCGGACCACACGCTCCGTGTCCCTCACCGAAGAAGGCCGCCGGTTCTACGACGAGGTGATGCCGCACGTGTGGGGCATGGAGGAAGCCGCGACGGCGGCGGCCGGCGGCACGGCCGCCGTGCGCGGGACACTGCGTATCAACCTCGACCCGGTGACCTCGGGTTTCCTGCTGGGTGCCCCGCTCGCGCGATTCATGGACGACCACCCCGATCTGTCGCTTGCATTCATCGCACGCGATCACCTGGGCGACCTGGTGACGGAGGGCTTCGACATGGCCCTGCGTTTCGGCGAGCCGAGGTCGTCCAGCCTCGTTGCGCGGAAATTGCTGGATACGTCCGTCGTGACGGTCGCCGCGCCGTCCTACCTCGCCCGCCATGGCCGCCCGGAAGATCCCCGGGAACTGGGCACCGGGAAACATCGCTGCCTCGAATTCCGCGATCCGGAAACCGGCCGGCCCTTCGCATGGGAGTTCCACCGCAAGCGCAGGAAGCTCGCGGTCGAGACCCATGGAAAGCTCACGGTGAACGACCCCGGCGCATTGGTTCATGCCTGTGTGGCGGGCGTGGGCATCGCCCAGATGCTTTCGCTGGCGGCCGCCCCCCTGATTCGCGAACGCCGCCTGGTCAACCTCTTCCCCGATTGGCCGGACGAGCGGTTCCCGCTGTATGCGTACCTGCCGACACGGCAACACATGCCGGCGAAATCGAGAGCATTCCTCGACTTCGTCGTTGCGCTCAGTTCATAA
- a CDS encoding SRPBCC domain-containing protein has protein sequence MTETLPSLTLVRRIKAQPATIYAALTKPELMIQWWSPDAGPTLRAEADVRPGGRFNIVFRLLDGSEHNPTGVYREIVPDEKLVFTWEWAGSPERESLVTILLKPLDGGTEVTLIHEQLPDEAARESHEAGWKGFLDKLSMFMGDR, from the coding sequence GTGACCGAGACGCTTCCAAGTCTGACCCTCGTACGCCGGATCAAGGCGCAGCCCGCCACCATCTACGCCGCGCTGACGAAGCCCGAACTCATGATCCAGTGGTGGAGTCCCGACGCGGGTCCGACACTCCGTGCCGAGGCGGATGTGCGACCCGGCGGACGCTTCAATATCGTGTTCCGCCTGCTGGACGGCAGCGAGCACAACCCTACCGGCGTGTACCGGGAGATCGTTCCCGACGAAAAGCTCGTCTTCACCTGGGAATGGGCCGGCAGCCCGGAACGGGAGTCGCTGGTGACGATCCTGCTCAAGCCCCTGGATGGCGGCACAGAAGTCACGCTGATCCACGAACAGCTTCCGGACGAAGCCGCGCGTGAAAGCCACGAGGCCGGCTGGAAGGGCTTCCTCGACAAACTATCCATGTTCATGGGAGATCGCTGA
- a CDS encoding response regulator transcription factor: MSIQDSHILVIDDAPENIRELLLALRAQPWRITLATTAEQGYHRAQALVPDLILLDVRMPGMDGFALCRLLQELPRARATPILFLTSASSAEERLEGLNHGAVDYILKSCDPAEIIARVQIHLRLSRRGDAPDAAADVAPNRDEAMLRAAMRLIGRQLSAPFTLEEIAAGVGTYDKRLSAIFRQQLGMTVFAWIREERLRKSRELLADTSLGMQEIAENIGFRSACNFTTAFRERLGVTPSEYRKAARQGAVEASASRAR, from the coding sequence ATGTCCATTCAGGATTCCCACATCCTGGTCATCGACGATGCGCCGGAGAACATCCGCGAACTGCTGCTGGCCCTCAGGGCGCAACCCTGGCGCATTACTCTCGCGACCACCGCGGAACAGGGTTATCACCGCGCGCAAGCGCTGGTACCGGACCTGATCCTGCTGGACGTGCGCATGCCGGGCATGGACGGGTTCGCGCTGTGCCGTCTTCTGCAGGAGCTGCCACGGGCACGCGCCACGCCCATTCTCTTCCTCACCTCCGCGTCCAGCGCGGAAGAGCGCCTGGAAGGCCTGAACCACGGCGCCGTCGATTACATCCTGAAATCCTGCGATCCCGCGGAAATTATTGCGAGGGTCCAGATCCACCTGCGCCTGTCCCGGCGTGGCGATGCTCCCGACGCGGCCGCGGACGTTGCGCCGAACCGTGACGAGGCGATGCTGCGCGCGGCGATGCGGTTGATCGGCCGCCAGCTGTCCGCGCCCTTCACGCTCGAGGAGATCGCCGCCGGCGTGGGAACGTACGACAAGCGCCTGTCCGCGATCTTCCGCCAACAACTGGGCATGACGGTGTTCGCATGGATCCGCGAGGAGCGCCTGCGCAAGAGTCGCGAACTGTTGGCCGACACATCGCTGGGCATGCAGGAGATCGCGGAGAACATCGGTTTTCGCAGCGCCTGCAATTTCACCACCGCGTTTCGCGAACGCCTTGGCGTGACGCCCAGCGAATACCGCAAGGCAGCGCGGCAGGGCGCCGTCGAAGCATCGGCCAGCCGTGCACGGTAG
- a CDS encoding LysR substrate-binding domain-containing protein: protein MERINNLDDLFLLVQVIEAGGFSAAAARLGTTRSLLSRRIIALEERLGARLLHRNARQFAVTATGERVYRHAAAMCESALAAEQAAAAQSVANSLVRIEAHGLLSPLVAELVPGFAAIHPRIRVQVGNGDSDFEALLRQQADVIFSLRETMPDSDDIVARSLGSVRMVTVGSPDLVRRIGTPENPSHLDEAHCLSYAGETSGYWRFRGMAPRRRNGRMASGDPGALLSAARAGVGFAQFPLYMVADDLGNGRLRRVLEPFEPSPLPLHALTLSGRIASDVTLNFVRFVQKSLAAMSERWEQLAPGTA from the coding sequence ATGGAACGAATCAATAATCTCGACGACCTGTTCCTGCTGGTCCAGGTCATTGAAGCGGGCGGGTTCTCCGCCGCTGCCGCACGACTGGGTACGACGCGCTCATTGCTCAGCCGCCGCATCATCGCGCTCGAGGAACGCCTCGGTGCCCGACTTCTGCATCGCAATGCCCGCCAGTTCGCCGTGACCGCGACGGGCGAGCGTGTGTATCGCCACGCCGCCGCCATGTGCGAATCCGCACTCGCCGCCGAACAGGCCGCCGCGGCGCAAAGCGTGGCCAACAGCCTGGTGCGGATCGAGGCCCATGGCCTGTTGTCGCCGCTCGTGGCGGAACTGGTCCCCGGCTTCGCCGCCATCCATCCGCGCATCCGTGTCCAGGTCGGCAACGGCGACAGCGACTTCGAGGCGTTGCTGCGCCAGCAGGCCGACGTGATCTTCAGCCTGCGCGAAACCATGCCGGACAGCGACGACATCGTGGCGCGCTCGCTTGGCAGCGTGCGCATGGTGACCGTAGGCAGCCCCGACCTCGTTCGTCGTATCGGCACACCCGAGAACCCATCCCATCTCGACGAAGCGCATTGCCTGAGCTACGCCGGCGAAACGTCCGGCTACTGGCGATTCCGCGGCATGGCACCGCGGCGCCGCAACGGCCGCATGGCCTCGGGCGACCCCGGCGCCTTGCTTTCCGCGGCGCGCGCGGGCGTGGGCTTCGCACAGTTTCCCCTTTACATGGTGGCCGACGACCTCGGCAACGGCCGCCTGCGCAGGGTGCTGGAACCCTTCGAGCCCTCGCCCCTGCCCTTGCACGCGCTCACCCTGTCCGGCCGGATCGCGAGCGACGTGACGCTGAACTTCGTACGTTTCGTGCAGAAGAGCCTGGCGGCGATGAGCGAGCGTTGGGAGCAGCTGGCGCCGGGCACCGCCTGA